The Nostoc cf. commune SO-36 genomic sequence CCATTGATTTATCCTTATTAACAATTGTGCAAACCCAGCAACCAAATCGAGAATCACCACAGCTAGGAGTAGATGTATCAACAACTAGAGGACATTCATTATCTGCTGTAGCACCTCTATACATGGTGAACAAGTCTTTATTGCTATATTCCCAAGGGTTTTGCCACTGATTTAGGTAAATCCAAACTTCATCAGTACGCCAGTCTTCAATGGGAAGGTAAATCAGTGAGTTAGGTCGATTAGGATTAGTGTTTATATGATCGCGTATGCGCGACTCTCGATGTTTAGCCATCGTAATAGCACGTTTAACACTTTCAGCTTTGCGAGTACCCAAAACGAGAATTACTTCACCATTGGCTTGAATTACTTCACGAATAAAGCTATCAGTCGGTTTAATCTTTAATCGTTCAGTACACCAGCGCATACGATTACGCGGTGCTGGGTAGCCTTTGCCAATTAAATTTACCCAAAAGGTGTCTTTGACTGCGGGATAAAGTAAATGGGCTTGAATTGGCATTCCTTGTTCTTTAGCTGCAACTCTCATTTGTTCTAAAGAGTTGCGTACCCAAACAGAGACTACAGGATTTTCTACTAGCGTATCAGTTGTAATAACATGAACTGGCTTAATCCGTTTTTCAGGTGGAAGTGCTGCGATCGCATTCCAGATAAGCTGTAAAGTGGCAGTACTATCTTTACCACCGGAATAGCCTACTACCCAAGGTATCTGGTCTAAACAATACAATTCTTGAATTTCAATGGTCAGAGCTTGGATGTAGTCCACTAACTCTGCTACAGTACGTGTTTGCTGACCTTTATTTTCTGTTTGTTGTGCTGTAGTCATTTCTCCTTCTCTCTGGAAACCTGGCGTAATATCGGGGTAAATAGGGCGAATAGAATTCGCGTCTACACATACAAAGCCCACTTTCGTGGGTTGAAGAAAAGTTTTTAAAAACTTTACTACTAATATCTAATTTTTTAGATAATTAAACGACATAATCCTATTCTGTTTTTAAAATTTAACATGAAAGATAGTGCATCTGACCCAACTGCTGACATCGCTAGAGAATACCTGGAACGAGAAAACAAGGAAAAACAGGTACTAGCTTTACTCCTAGAGAAGTTTTTAGGGAGAAAAGATCAGATTCTCGTTCAAAAAACCGAGATGGGTGGTACTGAGGCTTATGTTAGCTCTGTTACATTGGAATGGTTTGCAGGTCGGGTTCACTTCGCCTCTGGTTTACCTCTGTTTCAGAAAAAGTACAATCCTGAAACTGATAATGTCGAGATTGACGCGGATAGTATTGATGAAATTCAGCAACGTCCCCTTGATTGGTCACGTCAAGCACCGCTAGTCCAGTATTTAGCGGCTAGAGACAATCATAAGTTTCCGCCGGTGTTGGTGGTGATTAATCAACCGTGGGTGGATAATCCTAAAGCTACTGAGTGGGATAGCGAAGGACGCGCCACAAAGTCTACGACTGATTTTATACCCCTAGGTAAAGATGGTAAGGTAGGTCTGCTAAATATTTCTGAGGATGATGTAACTATTTATGCACTAGATGGTCAACATCGATTAATGGGCGTTCAAGGATTGATGGAGTTAATTAAAACTCGTAAACTCCAGCGCTATAAAAAAGATAAAGGTGCTGATGACAGTTTTATTACAGTCAATGATTTGATAGAAAAGTACCAAGTAGACCTTGCTTATTTGCAAAATTTACCCAAGGAAAAAATTGGTATTGAGTTCATCTGTGCGGTAGCGGCTGGGGAAACTCGCACCCAGGCGAGGCGGAGGGTAAGATCGATTTTTGTTCATGTCAACCTGATGGCTGCACCGTTGACTAAAGGGCAACTAACACAGTTGAATGAGGATGATGGTTTTGCGATCGTTGCTAGAAAAATTGCAGTTACACATCCACTATTAGAACAACGACAAGAACGCAATCCCCGCGTTAATTGGAATAGTGCAACAGTGGCTTCCAATTCTACAGTTTTAACCACTTTACAAGCTCTACAAGATATGTCTGAGCGATATTTGGCTCAAAAGTTCCCCCACTGGAAACCCTTGGAGAAAGGTCTAATTCCCATGCGTCCAGAGGATGAAGAACTTGAGCAGGGGATTGAGGAATTTAGCAAGCTATTTGATAATTTGGCTAGTCTTTCCAGTTATAAAATTTTAGAACACGAGGATACACCAGCTTTGCGGCGCTTCAGCTTTGAGAAGGATGGAGGTGAAGGAAATATGCTTTTCCGTCCGGTTGCTCAAGTTGCATTAGCGCAAGCTTTGGGAATTTTGGTATTTAAAAAAGGTTTTTCCCTAGCAGATATTTTTAAGAAGCTGCGGAAGTTTGATCAACAAGGCGGCTTTAGTGGTATGGAATATCCTCAATCTCTCTGGTATGGGGTTTTGTATGACCCAAATAAAAAGCGGGTGCAGGTTGCTGGACGAGATTTAGCGGCGAAGTTATTGGTTTACATCTTGGGTGGAATTCAGGAACAGATGGAACGTGCTGAACTTCGTAAAGCATTGGCGGATGCTAGGACTGTAGAAGATAAAACTATAAGTTTTGATGGCAAGCTTGTTGAACCGAAAGCCGTAGGACTTCCAGCTGTTCTGTAATGATTGTATATAAAATGACGTTTATGTAGTTGCATTTAGTCAAAGTATAAGTGTATAATTTTGTGAGTGTCCAGTTGGGCATAAAACATAAGTAAAGCGTTCCGTAGAGCGCAGGAAAAATAAATGTCTACAAAGATAACAGCTCCCTTCTTTGCTACTGCTGCTTGTAAAGCATACAAAGAGGACAAAGAATCCAGTCGAGTAATTTGGAATCTCACTGTCCCTATATGCGAAGTGCCTCAAGGTTTACCTTTAGATCCTAATGCCAGACTAGCCAACGAAAATCGGCGGACTGTAAAGAGTATGTTGACAACTCTGGCACAAAAGCCAGAAGAGTTTATTTTCTACAACAATGGAATTTTAATTGTTGCAGACTCTATACAAGTTAAAGGTCATGGCACTGGTGGAGGGTTTGACGTTGAGCTTTTACTTGTCAGTCCTGAAGAGGGGCAGGAAGACAATTTCATAGGTAATGGTATCGTAAATGGTGGGCATACTTACACTGCTATCACAAAAGCCCGCAGCTATTACGATAAATTAAAATCAAAAGGATCTAAACCAAAACTTAACCAACAAACTGGTAAGGTTGACTATTCAGAGTTGGAAAGTGCTAGTGTCCAAATTTTTGTGTTGGTCAACATCAGCCAAGAAGAAATATCAAATATCAGCAGGTATCGTAATACTAGTGAGAGTGTTGAGGAGTTTAGAGAACTCCACAGAATAATTGATCCTATGATAAGAGAAAGATAAATTCAGTGTGCAGTCTAGCTCATGTATCCAAAATCTATCATTCAACTCACCGCGCACCTAAAATCTCTGTACATCAAAACAGCGAAAAAACTCAAGGGAAGTGACCGAAGACAATTCATGGCAGAAGTAGTCAAAGGTTTGGGAATAGGTGGACAAACTGTGGCGGAAAGGGAGTTGGGATGGAATAGGCGCACTATCCGTAAAGGGATGCAGGAGTTAGAGAGTGGTCAGCCTTTTATTGATGGTTTCAGGCGTAGTGGACGCAAGCGGGCTGAAGCAAAATTATCAAACTTGTTGAGGGATATAAAATCGTTAGTAGACCCACAAAGTCAAACTGACCCCAGTTTTAAAAGTATACGTTTGTATACACGCATGACGGCAAGCGAAGTCCGTCGTCAACTAATTGAACAATTTGGTTACACAGAGGAAGAACTACCTTCATCAGAAACAATTCGACGAAAATTGAATGATTTAGGCTATACCTTAAAAAGAGTTCTGAAAACCAAGCCTATCAAGAAAATTCCCGAAACAGAAGCGATTTTTGAACAAGTTGAACAAATTAATAGTGAAGCTGACAATGACCCTCATACTCTGCGAATTTCCATTGATGCTAAGGTAGCAGTTAAGATTGGAGAATTTGACCGTGGGGGTAAAAATCGAATGCCAACCATCTCAGTAGACCACGACTTCCCGACGGAGATAACTCTGATTCCCTACGGCATTTTTATACCTGAATACAACGAGTTATTTTTATTCTTTGTTTCTTCCAAATTAACCGCTGATTGTATTGTTGATTTGCTTGAAAGCTGGTGGCAAACTGTCAAACACAGATTTGCTCATATTCAAAAACTGGTGATTAATCAGGATAATGGACCTGAAAATAATTCTCGCCGCACTCAATTTATGAAGCGGATTGTAGATTTTGGTACATCATCTCAACTGACGTTACAACTTGCTTATTATCCGCCTTATCATAGCAAATATAACCCGATAGAACGTTGTTTTGGCTGGTTAGAACAGCATTGGAATGGTAGTTTACTTGACACTGTTGAGACTGTACTGAATTTCGCCCAAACTCTCACATTTAAGGGTAAAAATCCGGTGGTCACATTGGTAGAAACAGTTTATTCTACAGGAGTTAAACTTACTACCTCCGCTATGGCAGAAATTGAAACACAGATTCACCGCCTCCCCAATCTCAGAAAATGGTTTGTAGAAATTTTTGCTAAACCCACATAGCTATTGGATCATTTTTTTTGTGGAGTTCTCTTAGTCTTAAAAACTTAGCTGGAGATTGGGACATCATCGAAGAATACCTTCCTGCTGGATGTAAACCTTATGTTGCTTTCAGAGAAGGTGAAAATAAGCAATTCGATGTGACTGATTTGGTTCGTCGCCTTGCTTGCATTAATAATAAGTTGTACCCCTGGCGAGGTTCAGACGGTTCACCTAAAAATCCTAGTGCAACTTGCTCTGCATACGGAACTCTCATTAAGAATTGGAAAAAGGAAGACTTTAGGGAGATTGTGCCTTTACTTAAAGATATACTCTATATTGAGGAGTGTCTTCGTGATGAGTATGATCGGCAAAAAGGGCTGAGTAAGTTAAACGGCGTTGAAAAAAAGCCTTATCAGTTTATCACAGGTAAGCAATTTAATCACACCCTTCCTATTACTTTTGTATTTCCTATTCTTGCGGCCTTCCGTGTATTTATCAAAGATGGACAGTGGGAGTATCCTGTCGAAAAGTTATGGGATGAGATGGGAAACACCCTTCTGAATAACTTGCTAACCGCCTACAGAAATGAGGGCAGGGGAAATCCAGCCGCCTTTGGGCGTTCAGCTTCAACATGGTCTAACCTTCTTTTAGTTCCAATGTTGAAGTTAACTGAATAGTTAAACTTACCTAAGTATTAATCACTATACCTATATTTGAAGTTAAACTCTGATATGGGTATAGTTTGATATTTCATCCTGATTGAAATATATTTTGGCGATGCCATTGCAGCGCTTCCAGTCCTGGAAAGTGTTGCTCTGTATTTGGTAAAAGTATCGTTTCACCATGAAAATCTTTCATAGGTTTAACATGGGGAGATACTTCTACTAAATCATTACTAACTATGATTTGGTATTGGTCATCTACAGCAAACCAACCCCTATCAAATGCCCAATGATGATTTTTGCAAAGAGCAATTCCATTATTAATTTTACTATCATAAAACTGTGAAAATGGCTTGATATGTGCGCCATCAACGATGTTTTAGCTTACAGATTTAGTAACTTTTATCCCACAAAAGGCACATTTGTAATCATAAATATTTACAATTGCTTTCCTGAAAAAAGCATTTCTAATTACTTGATTTCTTAAGCTCCGTCTAGGATTAGAATCCAAATTAGTAGACTCTATATTTTTGTCTATTTTTAAGGAGAAATCTTGAAAATTTTCATTAATTGTTAAAAAATTTTCTATCGTATTATCTTCAGATGGGAGCCAAGCTGAAACAAGTGCATCAATTAATATTTGCCTAGAAATTTCATCTTGAATTAAATTAAATAGTTCATCATCCAAATATGCATAGTCAACATCTTCCTTGAGTTTCGGAATTGTTTGCGGACGACCACCATCATATCCAGAACTATACCTGAGATGCCAAAATTTACCATTATCATTTTTTAGATGAAAAAAAGGAAGGGCAAAATCACTTCCCTTAAAAGTACTAGAAGCAAGTACTTGCCAATATTTCTTGAAGGTATCAATCAATTCATCTGATATGGTGATACGATTATCTGTAATTAAATGTTGTGTAATTAGGTCAATTATAGATAAAAGTAATATAGGTTTATTAAGAGCATCACCCTTTTTCTGGCTTTTACAGCACTTCCGGCAGCTATGAGGTACATCCTCAAAGCTAAAAGCTATGTTAGGAGAGAGGCAATAAGAAAAACTGTATTGCATAATAGCGGGAAGCGCTGTATATACCTTAATATTAGAGAAACATTCACAATAATAAACTAAACTTCGCTGATTTCCTGGCTGTTGTTCTTTACTCATTGTTTCATTTTTCTATATATCATAAGTATTTGCTTAGTCGGTTGCTAATAATTCATCATGGATCGATGCTAATTTACAAAAGAAATTTGCTTAAATCAAAATCCTCTTCTTCCGAGTTATCTTGAAACCTCTCAGAACTGAGCATCAATAAAATCCTTTCAGAATAATCTACTGCACCACGAATTTCTGATTGTAAGATTTCAAGTCCACCATTTGCATATTCTTCAAAGATATAATTACGTTTTTCGTTATTGTTTCCTTCTTGAAGAGATAAAACTTTTATATCTTTAATTTCAGCAATTGTTATTAAATTTATTACCGTATTATATCCCCTGACTATAAACTGCTCTTGGGGTATTGGTGACGGTTCCCTTTTAGAAATCTCTCCCAAAGCCACCCGTTTTTTATGCTTTGCACCCAAAGCTGCTGCAAATACAATCACATCAGCAAAAGTATTAAAAGGCCCTGTTCCACCATCTGAAGATGTTAGACCTTTCACCAACTCAGCTTTATCTTTAGCAACCCTGATTCTGCCAGTTTCAGCCATGATATTAATATTTACATTGTTGCCATCTTAACCGACAGCGAAAAGCGATCGCTAGGTTTACGCAATTGCCAAGGTATTATTTTATGATAGTATGTGGGCGATCGCTAGGTTTACGCAATTGCCAAGGTATTATTTTATGATAGTGTGTGGGCGTGGGCGATCGCTAAACAAACACTAAACAAACAAATTATCCACCAACATAGTCCATCCTGGTAACACAGGTTCAGCTTCCGCCACTTCACCACGGCGATAAACTTGTGCTTCTTCAGGATTACCAGCACGATATACTCTGATAACTTCCTCCTTGAGTACATCCACATCCCAAACTACCTGCCGCAAAATAATCACGGAGTTTGCTAGCCATATCTTTCTCTGCTGTCTCACCATAATCATTTTCACTTCTCACCTCAGCAGCAAATATAGGCGCACCATTAAGGAACTTCCCATCTGTAGGTTTGCCAGTATAAAATGCGGCATCAGGACTTAAAGAACGACGATGAGGGAGATTGACAATAAAACCGACATTATCAGGTAAAGCATAGCCGCTTTTTGTCAGACGTTCATAATCCCGTAAACTTGCATAAATTTCACCACCTGCACGTCCTGGTAAAAATCCAGTTGGAGACATCAGCACCAATTTTCCATTGACAATCTCTGCCTTACAATTGTCAGGTAATTCGTACAAATCTTCAATAATTGCTTCAGTTTTAATACTCATAAAATATGTTCTAATTAGTTAAAAATCATCTCCATTTAACCCTCTTTTCTCCGTGTCCTCTGCGTCTTGGCGGTTCGTTTTTCCTACAAACTGAACATCCTCATAAACCAAAGAAATAGGAAAATGGAAATCAACACTAGTTAAATGAACCTCATCCCCTTCCTCATAAGGATGTAACTCCCAAAGTCCTCTATCATTTAATCGGAAGCAATCTAAACCAATTTTTTCAGCATCGATGAGGACGTATTCTTGCAAAGTCTGAATACGACGATACCGCGTAAATTTTTTGCCTCGGTCGTAAGCTTCCGTGCTTGGGGACAAAACTTCAACAATTAAACAAGGATATTGGAGAAATTGAATAGCTTGTTTATCCCGTTCATCGCAACTCACCACAACATCGGGATAATGAAAAGGCCCCTTCTCCGATACTCCTACTTTGGCATCCGCCATGAAAGGAAGACACCCACTTCCTCTGAGATGACTTTTTAACGCTGAAGCTAAGTTTAAAGCAATAGTTGTATGGGGAAGAGTACCCCCAGTCATGGCGAAAACTTCACCATCAATATATTCATATTTAATTTCTTGGCATTCTTCCCATTTCAAATATTCCTGGGGAGACATATAGTTTCTGTCTGGACTCGCAACCATAAGCTTATTCCTTCTCAAAAGCCACTTTTCTCAACTGTAACTAAAATTAGACTTACGCACAGGTAACGGAAAATTAAACCACAGAGGCACAAAGAACACGGATGAATAAGAATTTGAGAGGTATTTTCCATCAGTCCTGTAAAAAATCTTTGTGCCTAATTTACTTACAACAGATGTGGTTTAAAGACATCAAAACTGCTGTAATTATCTATCCCGTTCAACTTCCATAATTTCCGTATATTCAAACTCGTTCGGACTTTGTTTCACCAAAGGATATCTTTCCCCACCCAACTCAATATAATCTTGTTCGCAATCTGGCTTAGAAGAATAATACGTAAGCACATATTCTCTACCAATTCTGTCTGTCATTTCTGCTTCCACTTCACCCCGCCACTGAGTCTTAGTAACTAAAACTATCAACTGATTCGCTAATTGCGGAATTGTCTTCGCAATGTGTCGCCGCGAACTTTCATCCAAACTACCAAACGGCGAATCCATCACAATTGGGAAAGTGCTACTATCGGGAATCATCATCATTTTCCGCTTTTCACTCCATTCCCGCACTTTGTCAATGATGCTGGCTATAAAGGATAAGCTGAGAATTTGATTCTCCCCGGTAGAAGCTGCAACTGGCGCTTCCACACCTGTAGTATTTTCTACTAATGTCAGTTCATATTTATCGCTAATTTTAGGAATGTATGGAGTAACTGAAATCTCAGTAAATATTTCTTGTACTCGCTTTTCTAGTTGCAGGCGAAATTGTTGTTCTTGACGATTTCTAACTTCCGTTAACCGTTCGATTGCATCTTGAGTGGCATTAATTCGGCGCTGTGCTAAAGTTTGCTTGTCTTCATTAAGCTTTTGTTTGGCGATTTGTTTGTTTAAACCTTCAATTTCAGTTGTGAGTTGAGCAATTTGCTGTTGATTTGCACCCTGTTCTCGATTTAATTCATCAATTTTACTTTCAATTTCATCTAATCGTTTTTGTAAACTGCTAATTTCTTCATTAGCATCTTTTCGCAACCGTTCTTGAATATTGTCTAAATCGCCTTCAATTTGAGATATACTTTGCCTTAATTGATTAATCCTAGTTTGTTCTCTATCAACTTCTTCCCAAAAACCTATAGCTTGCTTATCAATTTCATCTACTTGTGCGCTCATCCGAATTGCAGTTTCTTCTACCGCCGAAGAACCGGCTTTATTTAACCAAGTACTCACATGAGTATGAGAATGATTACCTTCGTGCAACTCTGCACCACAAATACAACGTTCAGAATTGAGTAAATCATTCACAAATTCCCGCGAAATTCCTGATGTTAATTCGCCGCGCTGCTTCAAATCATTGATAATTTCTCGAAACTGCGATGTAGTTTCTGAGAGTAAAACGGTATAACCCCGCGCGGAAATAACTTTTTTTAGCGCCTCTTTAGTTTTTTTATATTCTTCTTGATTCGCAAGTTTCTGTGATTCTAAATCCTGCCATCTTTCTTGTAATTCTTTAGCAGCACTCAATTCTCGCAAACGGTTACTTGTCTCTT encodes the following:
- the dndC gene encoding DNA phosphorothioation system sulfurtransferase DndC; the protein is MTTAQQTENKGQQTRTVAELVDYIQALTIEIQELYCLDQIPWVVGYSGGKDSTATLQLIWNAIAALPPEKRIKPVHVITTDTLVENPVVSVWVRNSLEQMRVAAKEQGMPIQAHLLYPAVKDTFWVNLIGKGYPAPRNRMRWCTERLKIKPTDSFIREVIQANGEVILVLGTRKAESVKRAITMAKHRESRIRDHINTNPNRPNSLIYLPIEDWRTDEVWIYLNQWQNPWEYSNKDLFTMYRGATADNECPLVVDTSTPSCGDSRFGCWVCTIVNKDKSMEAMIQNDEEKEWMQPLLNIRNELDIRDDRDKRDFRRIWGEVQLFERNLDGEISVEPIHGPYTKYWREYWLRQVLEAQTKTRRTAPKNMGKITLITLEEMSEIRRIWLEDKHEFDDSLPRIYQEVTGEEFQDSRPGADYSLLGRDEWIVLEEICEGDAMHLELMAKLLDTERQYRKKTRRVGIYDTLEKCFNTSSRSPEDAIKNARLKRELSEAVSQGDVAKVKQMTLGDVAAINKVDEGKSDEPVTWASMKFKKDNSEE
- a CDS encoding AIPR family protein gives rise to the protein MWSSLSLKNLAGDWDIIEEYLPAGCKPYVAFREGENKQFDVTDLVRRLACINNKLYPWRGSDGSPKNPSATCSAYGTLIKNWKKEDFREIVPLLKDILYIEECLRDEYDRQKGLSKLNGVEKKPYQFITGKQFNHTLPITFVFPILAAFRVFIKDGQWEYPVEKLWDEMGNTLLNNLLTAYRNEGRGNPAAFGRSASTWSNLLLVPMLKLTE
- a CDS encoding DGQHR domain-containing protein — its product is MKDSASDPTADIAREYLERENKEKQVLALLLEKFLGRKDQILVQKTEMGGTEAYVSSVTLEWFAGRVHFASGLPLFQKKYNPETDNVEIDADSIDEIQQRPLDWSRQAPLVQYLAARDNHKFPPVLVVINQPWVDNPKATEWDSEGRATKSTTDFIPLGKDGKVGLLNISEDDVTIYALDGQHRLMGVQGLMELIKTRKLQRYKKDKGADDSFITVNDLIEKYQVDLAYLQNLPKEKIGIEFICAVAAGETRTQARRRVRSIFVHVNLMAAPLTKGQLTQLNEDDGFAIVARKIAVTHPLLEQRQERNPRVNWNSATVASNSTVLTTLQALQDMSERYLAQKFPHWKPLEKGLIPMRPEDEELEQGIEEFSKLFDNLASLSSYKILEHEDTPALRRFSFEKDGGEGNMLFRPVAQVALAQALGILVFKKGFSLADIFKKLRKFDQQGGFSGMEYPQSLWYGVLYDPNKKRVQVAGRDLAAKLLVYILGGIQEQMERAELRKALADARTVEDKTISFDGKLVEPKAVGLPAVL
- a CDS encoding DNA phosphorothioation-associated protein 4, which encodes MAETGRIRVAKDKAELVKGLTSSDGGTGPFNTFADVIVFAAALGAKHKKRVALGEISKREPSPIPQEQFIVRGYNTVINLITIAEIKDIKVLSLQEGNNNEKRNYIFEEYANGGLEILQSEIRGAVDYSERILLMLSSERFQDNSEEEDFDLSKFLL
- a CDS encoding Uma2 family endonuclease, whose translation is MSIKTEAIIEDLYELPDNCKAEIVNGKLVLMSPTGFLPGRAGGEIYASLRDYERLTKSGYALPDNVGFIVNLPHRRSLSPDAAFYTGKPTDGKFLNGAPIFAAEVRSENDYGETAEKDMASKLRDYFAAGSLGCGCTQGGSYQSISCW
- a CDS encoding AIPR family protein, producing the protein MSTKITAPFFATAACKAYKEDKESSRVIWNLTVPICEVPQGLPLDPNARLANENRRTVKSMLTTLAQKPEEFIFYNNGILIVADSIQVKGHGTGGGFDVELLLVSPEEGQEDNFIGNGIVNGGHTYTAITKARSYYDKLKSKGSKPKLNQQTGKVDYSELESASVQIFVLVNISQEEISNISRYRNTSESVEEFRELHRIIDPMIRER
- a CDS encoding AAA family ATPase — translated: MKLTSIKLCNFRSFYGTTPEMILAGGDAQNTTIIHGNNGSGKTSLLNAFTWVLYDKFSAAFASIEQLVNKRAIAETQKGQAVECWVEIGWEHEGKRYRVKRACRGYKNEGDFDAGKTQLTMWVGADDGKWNIPIQQPDDIINQILPATLHQYFFFDGERIEEIVRSDKKAEIAEATKIFLGVEVINRSIRHLGDAKKTLENDLKAIGDSETKQLLRQQEKIEQERERITKRQTEIKEELEYQQTFKKETSNRLRELSAAKELQERWQDLESQKLANQEEYKKTKEALKKVISARGYTVLLSETTSQFREIINDLKQRGELTSGISREFVNDLLNSERCICGAELHEGNHSHTHVSTWLNKAGSSAVEETAIRMSAQVDEIDKQAIGFWEEVDREQTRINQLRQSISQIEGDLDNIQERLRKDANEEISSLQKRLDEIESKIDELNREQGANQQQIAQLTTEIEGLNKQIAKQKLNEDKQTLAQRRINATQDAIERLTEVRNRQEQQFRLQLEKRVQEIFTEISVTPYIPKISDKYELTLVENTTGVEAPVAASTGENQILSLSFIASIIDKVREWSEKRKMMMIPDSSTFPIVMDSPFGSLDESSRRHIAKTIPQLANQLIVLVTKTQWRGEVEAEMTDRIGREYVLTYYSSKPDCEQDYIELGGERYPLVKQSPNEFEYTEIMEVERDR
- a CDS encoding Uma2 family endonuclease; its protein translation is MVASPDRNYMSPQEYLKWEECQEIKYEYIDGEVFAMTGGTLPHTTIALNLASALKSHLRGSGCLPFMADAKVGVSEKGPFHYPDVVVSCDERDKQAIQFLQYPCLIVEVLSPSTEAYDRGKKFTRYRRIQTLQEYVLIDAEKIGLDCFRLNDRGLWELHPYEEGDEVHLTSVDFHFPISLVYEDVQFVGKTNRQDAEDTEKRGLNGDDF
- a CDS encoding ISAzo13 family transposase, with protein sequence MQLTAHLKSLYIKTAKKLKGSDRRQFMAEVVKGLGIGGQTVAERELGWNRRTIRKGMQELESGQPFIDGFRRSGRKRAEAKLSNLLRDIKSLVDPQSQTDPSFKSIRLYTRMTASEVRRQLIEQFGYTEEELPSSETIRRKLNDLGYTLKRVLKTKPIKKIPETEAIFEQVEQINSEADNDPHTLRISIDAKVAVKIGEFDRGGKNRMPTISVDHDFPTEITLIPYGIFIPEYNELFLFFVSSKLTADCIVDLLESWWQTVKHRFAHIQKLVINQDNGPENNSRRTQFMKRIVDFGTSSQLTLQLAYYPPYHSKYNPIERCFGWLEQHWNGSLLDTVETVLNFAQTLTFKGKNPVVTLVETVYSTGVKLTTSAMAEIETQIHRLPNLRKWFVEIFAKPT